In Opitutaceae bacterium TAV5, one genomic interval encodes:
- a CDS encoding type II secretion protein F, giving the protein MPAYNVRYTNEKGRVRKERMYAPDMAYLQGMLQRKRCWPLSIKVEERTRRHYRTKLKAVDLISILDQIEIQLDVNINIDDAFRNLVDEFPRGKPRFVVATISDEINSSGRVADACGQFPRIFPDHIRQMISVGESTGKLAQAFRRLISYFQGADALKNTIVSACMYPAMVIFAMVAFMFVIFGFTVPKLMTVFLEIGVTLPPMTMALISVSDFVRAHFVILLIAAILSPFLLAMAFRSKWLRPVIDWFIARFWVIGPITKDVCISRFASNLGALYESEIPIVQGLSICSRIAGNYIYNRGLAMVRKVVEEGQSIADGLKLANIFPSMVVLTIRVGEDNGKLDESLRKLADYHTRKAKEKVERALKLFEPIMLIVLVVGVGILAYALLMPMVQMLEEMSRGRK; this is encoded by the coding sequence ATGCCGGCCTACAATGTCAGATACACCAATGAAAAGGGGCGCGTGCGCAAGGAGCGCATGTATGCTCCCGACATGGCGTATCTGCAGGGCATGCTGCAGCGGAAGCGTTGCTGGCCCCTGTCCATCAAGGTCGAGGAACGCACGCGCCGGCACTACCGCACGAAACTGAAGGCGGTCGATCTCATCTCGATCCTCGACCAGATCGAGATCCAGCTCGATGTGAACATCAACATCGACGATGCCTTCCGGAATCTCGTCGACGAGTTTCCGCGCGGCAAACCCCGCTTTGTCGTCGCCACGATTTCCGACGAGATCAACTCGTCCGGCCGGGTGGCCGACGCCTGCGGCCAGTTCCCCCGCATTTTCCCCGACCACATCCGGCAGATGATTTCGGTGGGCGAAAGCACCGGCAAGCTCGCCCAGGCCTTCCGCCGGCTGATCAGCTACTTCCAGGGAGCCGATGCCCTGAAGAACACGATCGTCAGCGCCTGCATGTACCCGGCCATGGTCATCTTCGCCATGGTGGCGTTCATGTTCGTGATCTTCGGGTTCACGGTGCCCAAGCTCATGACGGTGTTCCTGGAGATCGGCGTGACCTTGCCCCCCATGACCATGGCGCTGATCAGCGTCTCCGATTTTGTCCGGGCCCATTTCGTCATCCTGCTGATTGCGGCCATCCTCTCGCCGTTCCTGCTGGCGATGGCTTTTCGCAGCAAGTGGCTGAGGCCCGTCATCGACTGGTTTATTGCCAGGTTCTGGGTGATCGGGCCCATCACCAAGGACGTCTGCATTTCACGTTTCGCGTCCAATCTGGGCGCGTTGTACGAATCGGAGATCCCCATCGTGCAGGGGCTCTCCATATGTTCCCGCATCGCGGGAAACTATATCTACAACCGCGGTCTGGCCATGGTCCGCAAGGTGGTCGAGGAGGGGCAGTCCATCGCGGACGGGCTCAAGCTCGCCAATATTTTCCCCAGCATGGTCGTGCTCACCATCCGGGTGGGAGAGGATAACGGAAAGCTGGACGAGTCGCTGCGGAAACTCGCGGATTACCATACCCGCAAGGCCAAGGAAAAAGTGGAGCGGGCGCTCAAGCTTTTCGAGCCGATCATGCTCATCGTGCTGGTCGTCGGAGTGGGCATCCTCGCCTACGCCCTGCTCATGCCGATGGTCCAGATGCTGGAGGAGATGTCGAGAGGCCGGAAGTAG